ACATCTTCTCCTTCCTGCTTCTTGTccaacagctgaactgcagagttTAGTCATCGAACAAACATCAAACACTAAAGGTTTGTTctggtgtttccttttcattgacgTCTATCTGGAACATTCTATTTTGTAAAATGgtggaaactaaaacagaacctggaaccaagactgtacaggttcttacaggttctggttctgtgatgcaggttccaggttgttaagttcctgtagtggaagaggcctcattaagagaaactagagctaaaggtcagtaaccagtggcgtgcacagacattttggggggcaggtgctcagtggaaaaaaaggGCACCTTGTGCAGCGTGTAGAACCACCGGCTGTCTGAATATAACAGTGtgagatttgaaaaaataacaaaatcaggAACACATTTTCCGTAACGGcattcattttaacatcttAATAATGACAGACAAAGAGTCAATAAAACATTGTACCTTAAAAATTGGTAAATTAAAAGAGATCGAAAACATCAAGACTGATTCCTGACATTAGGctacaacaaggcagaaagctactttttctttttgtcatttagcaaatTAGTCACAGCAAGTGTTGCCTCAACCTGCAGGCTAATAATAAacctacacaaactaaatattcagttatagtataCTGATCATATGCTGTACCAATTCACCAAATAACACTGGTTGTGAGGTCATCGTCGTCACGTTATGtcagttaattgattattattatgggTAGTGTCGAGCTTGTTAAGCAGGCGGGCAGCTGACTAATTTAGGCACGGTTGTTTAGCGCTACATGAGACAGGCTActtcacaacagagacaaactagaaaagcactcagagagcgcagtactctgccaaggctgctcagttgatggatcatttctgatggatgaaatatttcataaaaaatgaccttgtgctgagtacaggcatgtgttattcATGTACATGTTATGTATTCATACCAAATCACATGTAAATGACTTTTATagaggtctgttgatcagttcatcacttttggcaagcctttgttttgctactgttaaaataaccgttccctccatgcttttattttgaaggtgtatttttaatggtcagggcttttattttgtaaccattccagcggcacaggaagtgtttctctcagaagaggtttcttgacatgacgaagacgctgctgaaaagtcagaaaattcacacaaagatgaaagaaaacggttccactgttgctgtctagtaaaggatgtgtttaaacttagaagcagctggaatggagacaagaaaggagtgaaggacagaaaggtgaatttatgTTCAAAATAGGGCTGACGGCTGAACATAAATAAAGACTTTGTGAaccatcaggagcttcaccattgtctgTCTGGGGTTTGCTTCatacgtgacctaaatatgtagcgggactcagaaacagcccacagtttaatcatttgtgccaaatccattagtccgtttaTGAGTAaagtttcacacagacagacaaacagattaacagattcacagacaaacgtacgccgatcgttacataactctgccgttccttggtggagtaataaatgcACCGTGTGGCAACTGAGGCTTATGAACAAAACACTGGATTCATTTAGGTGTTACCTGGATGGTGGTGTTCACGTTACGAGATGGGGAGAGTCACGGCACgggtcatgtgtgtgtgtgtttaatgttaacattttttttttataactttgAGATGTGGAGGACACCTGCTTGATACTGAGGGTAAGGGGCAGGTGctctagcaccacctggtgtctATCTGTGCACGCCACTGTCAGTAACAGAACTGATGTGAGtcatagaaatacagaaaacctcccacctcagctgttctgttcctcatgaataaaaacacattttaaatggtcatgagttgaacaggttgatgagtcctgacctgagagcttccagtttacagtgtggactctccagtccagcagaaagactctccactcctgaatcctgcaggttgttgttagtcaggtccagctctgtcacactggaggactgggagctgaggactgaggacagagctccacagcttctctctgacagattacagccactcagtctgaagagacaaaaagcagattatactgatgaaacagcaggaaaattAAAAGTATCTTCAGTCTCCAATCACTTACAgaactttcttggaggctttgaccactggcagcagcctcagaagagcctcctctgaagcagagtatttcttcaggtcaaacacgtccagatgttcttctgatgacagtaagatgaagaccagagctgaccactgagcaggagacagtttatctgtggacagacgtcctgatctcagggactgttggatctcctccactagagaaacatccttctgttcattcagacagtggaacagattgatgcttctctctgcagacacgttctcactgatcttcttcttgatgtactccactgttttctgattggtctgtgagagacttcctgtctgtgtcagcaggcctcgtaggagattctgattggtcggcagtgacagacccaggaggaagcgcaggaacaagtccaggtgtccgtttggactctgtaaggcctcatccacagctctctggtagaaacGTGCTGATTTACTCTGGAACAGTTTAGACCAACgagatgttgtttgttgttgttcttccagcagattgattccagagttgatgaaggtctgatggacatgaagagcagccagaaactcctgaacgctcagatggacaaagcagaacaccttgtcctggtacagtcctctctcctctttaaagatctgtgtgaacactcctgagtacttTGAGGCTGCTCTcatatcgatgccacactctgtcaggtcagactcatagaagatcaggtttcctttctgcagctgctcaaaagccagttttcccagagactcaatcatcctcctgctgtctggactccagtgtggatctgtctcagctcctccatcatacttgaccttcttgactttggtctgaaccaccaggtggtggatgaacatctcagtcagggttctgggcagatctcctccctctctgcttctcagcagctcctccagaactgtagcagtgatccagcagaacactgggatgtggcacatgatgtggaggcttcgtgatgtcttcatgtgggagatgatgctgctggcctgctcctcatctctggatctcttcctgaagtactcctccttctgtgggtcggtgaaccctctgacctccgtcaccatgtccacacagtcaggagggatctgattggctgctgcaggtcgtgtggttatccagaggcgagcagagggaagcagattccccctgatcaggtttgtcagcagcacatccactgaggtggactctgtaacatcagtcaggacctcattgttgtggaagtccagaggaaggcgacactcatccagaccgtcaaagatcaacacaacctggaagtcttcaaagctgcacattcctgctgctttggtttcactgaagaagtgatgaacaagttccaccaaactgaactttctctctttcagcacattcagctctctgaaagtcaatggaaacatgaagtggatgtcctggttgcttttgtcttcagcccagtccagagtcaacttctgtgttaacactgttttcccgatgccagccactccctgtgtcatcactgttctgattggtccatctcttccaggtgagcctctaaagatgtcttctgctctgatgcttgtttctgctctgtctgctttcctggatgctgcttcaatctgtctgacctcatgttcatcattgacctctgcagtccctccctctgtgatgtacagctctgtgtagatctcattcaggagggtcttctgtcctgctttagcgatgccctcaaacactctctggaacttcttcttcagagaaCATTTAAGTTTACgtccacaaactgcagcagcaagttctgaatgaaaacacaagaaagaaagagtgaagtagaagtaacctggatattaaagcaccaaagtagcaatgaagtgaaggtgacagtttgtcccctaaagactgattgtgtgaagatattcagagactttagtaaatgttctgttgatcagcagcttcagtctttacacaaatcctcttactgctctgcagatggtcagccagcttctcctgcttcatcctcctcaggaacaacactgtgatctgctcaaacatctctctgctgctcctctcatcttcatcatcaccctccaactcctcctcatcctccctctgactctctgagcattctgggtaatctggactcacaaccttctgcatcttcttcagctccttcttcacaaaagtcaccatgttgtcctccagcagctggaacagagaaatgtgtcaatgagtccatcagagtcaaatcatggagccaaacatcagatccatgttggacacactgacagtccactggtctacaaagagcagcatggagacgcctgaacacagcagatggagaacaacttgttgtccatgaactcaccatgaatatggagtccaggtgatgctgctggacagactgagctctgggaacctctgagttctgctgctccactctgtggatcaacatcaacagttaactctcactttatcacacagagacaaacaccagctgaaGGTCCATGATGTTCATTAGAGATTCCAACATtagtctgttttccactgcaggaactttctgttcattttgactCATCATCAATCTTTGTTCTCACTACAGGAACCGtccctgtagaacctctttcaggacTGTTTTAGGGGTTCAACGTTCCTTCTAGCATATAGGCTAATATACAAGCTATCATTTAGGCTAACATAAAGGCTAACAAGGCTTTTATGATCACAGAACTGGAGTTTTGTCCAGTGAAACTATTTCTTGATACTTCAGTGAACTCAGAGTTCTTGCTGTGATccacctggttctgtttttaatgtctctgtggatGATGTTCACGTTATTAGCATCACTTCttcaaaacatttgttctgtttgatgaggagCCAATCTGTGATCAAACTAGCAGCTCTGAAACCTTGTTCTGAACATCTTACccctctgcagcaggacctggTTCTCCTTTAAAATCAGGAGGATAATCTTTAGACCAGTCACTCttaaaggacacacagctggatgcaggtccaggtccagaggACTCTGGTCTCTGATGGATTCTGATAGATAAAGAAGAAACCCACCAGTAAgagaatttcattttaatttctttcagcCATGAACCTTGTAGCAGAGTTTCAGAGTGATTTAATGATGGAATGTATTTGgaacaatgacagaacatttgacacaacattcagtagtttgatttcacagcttacttctctgcagcaggaggttgatcatttttaaattcaatgGAGCGACCCATCGACCAGTCGCTCTttaaggacacacagctggatgcaggtccaggtccaggtccaggtccaggtccaggcccaggtccaggtccaggtggattcctgtcaataatgatgcagcagtgatgtgatgctgagctctgacatgcagcagagtcctggacagttagagatggtggtctcacctctgagctttgctctggttctcctgttccccacacagagagcttttagagggagggactccctcctctctgtcctcacactcatccatgatgctcaactcacagcagctcacacacactttctaccttcacctgcacaggaaacaaacatcattcatccactcagatcctcctggagaagatcagctgctgcacttctactatcagtccagcagatggagtcatggagctgcagagactcacagAGAAACCGAAAGTATAAAAAGACACGACGCAGTTTGTATtgtgaagaaacaaagaaacatcagcagctgatcaaactgACTGAAGTCAATCAATAATCTAATATAAATACTGACTGATTGCAGTGAATCAATAACCTAATAATCATATTGATggatgtttaaacagcagtgatccagagtttgtggtgaaataagaagtgaacatgtagaaacatgacagagcagaaacaaacagcaacattactga
This region of Acanthochromis polyacanthus isolate Apoly-LR-REF ecotype Palm Island chromosome 4, KAUST_Apoly_ChrSc, whole genome shotgun sequence genomic DNA includes:
- the LOC127533722 gene encoding NACHT, LRR and PYD domains-containing protein 3-like isoform X8, which codes for MDECEDREEGVPPSKSSLCGEQENQSKAQRNPPGPGPGPGPGPGPGPGPASSCVSLKSDWSMGRSIEFKNDQPPAAEKIHQRPESSGPGPASSCVSFKSDWSKDYPPDFKGEPGPAAEGVEQQNSEVPRAQSVQQHHLDSIFMLLEDNMVTFVKKELKKMQKVVSPDYPECSESQREDEEELEGDDEDERSSREMFEQITVLFLRRMKQEKLADHLQSKLAAAVCGRKLKCSLKKKFQRVFEGIAKAGQKTLLNEIYTELYITEGGTAEVNDEHEVRQIEAASRKADRAETSIRAEDIFRGSPGRDGPIRTVMTQGVAGIGKTVLTQKLTLDWAEDKSNQDIHFMFPLTFRELNVLKERKFSLVELVHHFFSETKAAGMCSFEDFQVVLIFDGLDECRLPLDFHNNEVLTDVTESTSVDVLLTNLIRGNLLPSARLWITTRPAAANQIPPDCVDMVTEVRGFTDPQKEEYFRKRSRDEEQASSIISHMKTSRSLHIMCHIPVFCWITATVLEELLRSREGGDLPRTLTEMFIHHLVVQTKVKKVKYDGGAETDPHWSPDSRRMIESLGKLAFEQLQKGNLIFYESDLTECGIDMRAASKYSGVFTQIFKEERGLYQDKVFCFVHLSVQEFLAALHVHQTFINSGINLLEEQQQTTSRWSKLFQSKSARFYQRAVDEALQSPNGHLDLFLRFLLGLSLPTNQNLLRGLLTQTGSLSQTNQKTVEYIKKKISENVSAERSINLFHCLNEQKDVSLVEEIQQSLRSGRLSTDKLSPAQWSALVFILLSSEEHLDVFDLKKYSASEEALLRLLPVVKASKKVLLSGCNLSERSCGALSSVLSSQSSSVTELDLTNNNLQDSGVESLSAGLESPHCKLEALRLSGCNLSERSCGALSSVLSSQSSSVTELDLTNNNLQDSGVESLSAGLESPHCKLEALRLSGCLVTEEGCASLASALSFKTSNLRELDLSYNHPGDSGEKMLRAKVEDPHCRLETLRVTPAGVRWLTPGLRKYSCQLTVDTNTVNRNLKLSDNNRKVTLVEEDQWYPDHPDRFDWWPQLLCGTGLTGRCYWEVEWRGWVKISVSYRGIRRKGDRDDCRFGFNDQSWSLICSDDGYSVIHNNSKTSISSSSVSHRVSVYVDVPAGTLSFYRVSSDSLILLHTFNTTFTQPLYPGFGFWFRSGSSSVFLC